GTTACATGAATAAGCAAACGTTTAGGATTAATACCAGAAAAAggatcaaaaaaagaaaagaagaaaaaaaagaatataccTTCACGTGGGTGGATCATTCCAGGTTGGAGGGAAGTAAAGATGTTAAATCTTCCTTTTAGCCTGACAATTTGTGTTCCTTCTCACTGGATGATGATAAATACTTCACACTAGCATACCATTTTAATGTTGTACTTAATTCACATTGTTTTTTTCACGCGACTTGTGAAAGGATCTTTCGGATGGCTGGAGCAAATGAAACCTTCTAGCTCAGGTTACTCCGCCTGCCCTATTTGAAAGGTTTCTTGCTGATGTCAGGCCATATCGTCTCCATGAATTGGAGTTGCTTTTCAAGCATTTTATGGGTGGCTGATAGATTTTCAGAGCGAAATTGACCATGATCGTAGTAGTCTAAACCGACCCATGGGTTTGTTAATCACCTATCACCTAATGGTGATGTAATCTGCTTCAGTCCATTGCCTTCTCATAGGTGTTTTTGGCAGAAACCTCGAGGAGAGGGACAGAAAAGCTATAACCTGTCAAATATCAGCGTGGGCGGTGCTATTTGGTGCTGTGGGCTTTCAACTTGATCGTAGTCTCGCTTGGGAATTTCTATCCAAGTGAGAAGGAATTCCATAGTTTATAGTAGGGATTTTGGCCAGGTTTTGACATCGGTCTTTGTAATTTGGGATGAGCTTATGAAAGAACAAGTCAACTTGAATTGACATCAGTTTGGGCTTAGGTTGAGATGTCGAGCAACTAGAATCTAAATTgagtatttaataattttaatgagataattatattatattatattatatatttttataaatacttaaattctattatatattaatatttaaattttaattaactttaatAATTTAGTCAATACTTAATTTGTTAATCTTATATAATAACAGATAACTTTTTATCTATTAAATATGATGACGAGATTACTAAATATGATTGATGAGATTATTTCGTTGATTGGTTTGGTAGCAAATGAGGGGAGAGATTGCATTTTTTGTCATctctttcttgttcttttgCCCTACAGTTCCCTTGTAACCCCCGCTCCACTCGAGTTGCACCACTAATTTCTCCAAGCTCCCTTCTGAATATCCTGGATGGAAAAGCAGCTCTTAGATCAGTCCGAATAGCTCTTGGTTACCTGTTGATGGTGTAAGCTTACAGAAAGCGCTTAAAAATAGCTGTTGGTTACCTGCTGATAAAGTAGCTTACAGTGAGCAATCCGAATGAGTTGGGTGGGGTTTATCTCATTTATGGTGGTgatctttttctacttttcaaGAGACCTGCACGTTGCAATACGGTTTCTCCAACTGAGGCTGGGGCTAAGATGCTCCAACTACTCAATCAATTATGGCTTCATGTAACACGTTCAAACAATATACCATTTCTAACAGAAAATCCCATTTATAGCAATCAAAATGTCCTCAAACCTTCTATCACTTCTCAACAAATCTTCTCATCACTttcttgattatttaattacatCCTTTCCCTAACCTAGATCAAGTCACACCCAGCCACCCGATCATCACTCATAAAGCCTTCCTGCCTTACTATGTCCTTTGTGTTGTGTGTGACATTTACCTTTTTAACTGATGAAACTTAGGACTGGAATTGGCATCTAATCCTATAATGTTAAGTAGATGTAGAAATGCCACAACCCTGAAATAAAATCTTTGTTACGAGAATGGTTGTAAATAACCAaccttgaatttaatttattctGAAATGAAAAAGTTGTGTCAACAGTGCATGGTAATTTGGGAATGAGCAGAGAACCTGAAAAATCTGAGGTAGTCTCAAGACTGTAAAAGAGTTCCGAACTTGTCACCTAATTTGAGTTATAccatttatcatttttacttAGATTATAGGTTTCTCTGGTTTTGGTTATTTATAATTTCGAGAGGAACAAACAGATATTAAACTCGACAGTACCCATCGGAAATTTTGAAGCTAGATAAAAGTCAGAATGCTTCTTCTCATGATTCTCTCATAATCCTAATCCTAGAAGTGGCAATTGTTGTAACACTGCTACATAGGGCCATGCTTCCTCCTATGAGCATATACCATCAACCTGTTGGATAGATCAAAAAGGAGTTGTTACATCTTTTAAGCAAGAGGAGCAATGTAATTTCAGGAGTTGCCTAGGCTCAAGTCATAAAACattcttttactttctttttttttttattcaaattctttCAGATGCAAATGCTTATCATCACTTTTGAGTatggaaaatcattttaattttgataaaccTCTTATATTTCTAGTTTGAAGCTGTAAGTTAATTGAAGCCTTCTTCAGAGGGAGTATCGATGGTGTTGCAGGTTGACAAAGCTATGAGGGCAACCAACCTTGGAATGCATACATGCTACCAAATCTGATAAAACGGGGTGTAAATACCTATAGAAATAAAAGTATAGGGGATTGTAAAAATAGATTCTGTATAATTGATTTCAAACTAAAGATACCCTCAAAATCCATCTACGAGTAACTGGTCCTGCCATCATGGAAGTGAAATTGGAGTACGAAAATTTCAGTAGCCCGAAGAGTAGAGTGAAGAGTCCCCATGGAGATTAGAGGTCTTGTCCTCTAATTTATGTCATGCAGTATAACAAACTGTATAATCAACATATAACAGTTCCTAAGGTTAAAAGTGGTGATGTTTTTCTCAAGTTGATCATAATGCCTGGAAAgacaaggaaaaaggaaaagaaaagacacCGACTCTATCATGGAATGGGTTATCCCAGCTAGGATACAAATATGAATCCAACAGTGTGGTTCCACCCAAGGAAAATCCATGTTAGATATGCTGTAGAAGCAAAAGAGTAATGCTAAAGAACAACACTTATTTGTCCATCTCAAGTATAATCACATCTAAGAATTTCTTATAGAATTCATACTCGGTTTTTTTAGATTGTAAATAAGATTGCTCAAAGCACTCTGTTATGCTTTTCATGGATTAGTTAATCCTTCATCAGCTTTCCCACATTAAAGGCTGTGCCCAGTTCTGCACTATATCTGCTGAATCGCCCGCTTTCTACAAATGGCCCAATTAAGTCGTTAACCATAAGGACCAGATTCAAAATACAAGATctagttattaaaataatttgtaatacTTATACATGCAATTGGATTGAAGGAGGTAACCACTCTTACGCTTTGATTGCTATGATTTTCAAAATCACATGAAGATTTCCCACATAAAGATATCATGTCCACACTAAGTGCCAGATAGTTCCACTCTATTCTCTTCATTCTTTTTGCTGGCACCATTTGCCTGTGACCCATTAACCTTATGGCCCTTACTCATTCTAGGAAGATATCCTAGGCATAGGTATATAATAAATGCTCATTGCATTTACATTGTCTCAAGGGTCGTCTTGATAGCTCTAGAAATCTCTGATGCCATTTGAAAACACACATGAGCTTCCATATAGTCTTGAACTATTGTTCACTGTCACTATTGCATGTTTCAAATAACCACATTATTCTCTAAGAACACATGAGTTCCTTCAAGAAATATCTTCATTAACTTGGGAAACCAGACATGCCCATGATTCAATTCAGATAATCTTTTCTACACTGCATTCAAATTCCAAAGCTACTGCCAAAATCTGAAGACCCACCAAAATAGAAAAGGGAGACCAGTTATATTGTATCTTCTAGCCTTTCTTCCTTTAAAACCGAATTCTAATTATGATTGTATACATACTTATTCCTTTCAACTCATTAGTAAGGCATTTATTATATGAATTTTGCCCTCATCACTATACTGGTAATCGGGTAGAATACTTAAAATCAGGGCAATGTGTATAAACCAAAGGAACTACATTCATCATGTTTGAAATATGCAACAAGGTACCTTCCTCTCAACTTCAGTCCCCAGTAGCTCCCCTAATTCTAAGGCTACGATCAGCATTCACATAGCAAGGAGAAAAAAGGAATCTTGATTAAAATTTCAACATCAGAAGCTTATAATTGTTGCTAAGAAACTAAGTGATCAATgttgtttaaaattttggagCAACATATCAATACTTACACCTTCAGTTCACAAAGAAAAGGCCATGAAGTTGCACAACATATTCAAACATTCACAAAAGGAAGTTTCTTACATGTCTATGATAATCAAGAAAATACACACCACCGTTCTTTCCTTACTTTTTCATTACTTTTCCAGGAAAAGATACAGCGAGAAATCAgacaaaaaaaaccaaacaaacaaggCAGCCGGGAAAAAATCGTAccgaaagagagaaaaaggtgATCAGGAGATGGTGATAACTTTGGGAGCGGAAGAAGCAGTGTGGGCATTAGGATCGGAATCTTGAGGAAGTGAAGAGCTGGGATTGAGAGGGGCTCGAATGTCGACATTTTGGTCATCGTCCGGGTCGTAATCGGGATTGAGAGAGCGGTCAATAGCTTGGCGACCTTGTTCGAGGCAGGGTTTGCAGGCGATCTCTATTGTGATCCAACCCAGCACAACTCCTGCTATGGCTATCACCGCGCTCGTCAGCCCACCCatctctctttcttctctccTTAGCCTGCGATTTGGCCTCTCAGAGagtagagaaaaacaaaaggaaagtgAGAACCTGGTTACGGACGCAAGGGATAGAATGGATCCAAATCACAGAAAGATTTTGAATTTGGGGACCCGATTATGATGCTTTGGTGTAAGATTTTGAGAATAATGCACCTTTGGTGCCCCAATTTGCCACCATCCAGGCCAAAGGCCCAATCCAAGTGCAGCCCTTGGAATGCCGGTGATACCCTTTCAAGGGCCCATCCAAATAACCATtgggtttgtttggaaactatttttttaaaataattttttgtaataatcaAAACATATAAAGtagttttatgttcttaataacagaaaataagctgtttttagaaaatatattttaattgtttttaattttttcatttgtttttttaagagattttttaaatattaattatacaaatataaaaaatgattaaaaataaagtaatacatatgaaacttattttaaaatataaaaaataggttataaacattttaagctccaaataatcttttttataaaacattaaagaacattttttaaaaaatgttccaaaaaactatttttcagaaccatttttaaaaacacttttcaaatagAACCTATAAgattatttggaaaaataatctaaaaattatttataaaaattgaggtacctcaaatttgaaaattttttaaagcgATCTTATAAGATAAATCTATACTTTTTATCTAagaggttttatttttatttttaataaaaaaattgctataaatttttatttttataaatagaaaacaagaagtAGATCCAAACAAGCACTAAGCTACATACCTTAAAACATAATCTCTATTACCGTGGTAAGCCTTTGAGAGAAGATGTGAGGATCTTTTAATATTCGCTtacataaaaagaaataaagtaaCATCATTGTGTTATATAATCTAAATAAAGTAAGTCAGTTGTAttacaatataataataaaaaataaaaatagatgtATCATTTACAAAGCACGTCATTAAACCATGAACCATGATTGTCCAATAATTGAAACCAATTTTGATGTGTATGCATGCCgtcaaatatcaaatgcaaaCCTTTCCGACACCAAAGTGGAAGAAACCCTAAGAAGTTTAGGAAATTGTCAAAAACATAGAATTAGAAGTGATGGCCGTGTATAACTTACCCTTGGTTATGACTCACTCACTTTCAAAAGGTCTTGTAAGCTTGTTCACTTTAAAATCCAATGCTAGTTAATTTAGTTTAGGTTCTCTAGGATAACTATAGCTCAACTTCTTATAAGTTTATATAAAAGACTTAATACTAATCAAAGTTTAAGCTCAACATGTTAACTATGGTACAAACTTCTTATATTCTAGTTGGTTCTATAAAGCACTATCAATGATAGTTTAGTTTAGATTAAGTTACTTTTACCGATTGGGGAGGGGATGGGGGGCATGCATCATTTGTTCCGTCTTCCACCATTGTTGTAATGCACCACTTCAAGAGCTACATTATGTGTTAGTCGTTATTTGTCTAAATGCTTATAATAATCTTGTTGAGCCCTGCTAAAGTGGATGTAAGGACTAAATGGAAAGATAACTACCGAATTCATATAAAAGTAAATTCtcaataaataatgatataatattgtttataaCTACGTTGTTAACATGTAAAAGAATGATGTTTATTTTCGAATCACTTTTCAAGACCATGAGGTGggtttgaaaatataatattgtttataaCTACGTTGTTAACATGTAAAAGAATGATGTTTATTTTCGAATCACTTTTCAAGACCATGAGGTGGGTTTGAAAATAGTGAAACATCATtgcaaaattctaatttctccatatttttacattaaatatttttaggaatttaaattctatccttttttctttaaaattttggacGTATGAAACAAATTCTTACATATCAATGTTGCAGGTGcacaattaaattaataatattttattactgATAAAATTTTGCTAATTTAAAGCACAAACAAGGAATAAGCTTTGGGCAAAAATGACTCTATTAGGAATGAGAAAGCATTGAGGCTAAAATTTAAACTAGTCCAATTTCAACTTTGAAAGATAAGGAGTTGAGTATGTTATCATTGAAGGCTTTTAAAACCCTTACTAAATTCTTCAAGTTTTACATAAGGAAAATCTTTAGTATCATATGATTCAAACATAAATCTCCAATGAAGACAAGTGCTTTAgacttgtttcttttttaaaacagttgttgcaaaaccgtttttaaaaatagtttttgaatattttcaagaacaaaattctatttaaaaacttaaatatgataatagtttttttgaCTTATTATCTATAAAGTACTATACACTTATgtataatgtaaaaaaatttcaaattattttcttcttttcaatttttggttAGAACACTTTACAAATTATAATTGAGAATGCCTTAAAcatgttctaaaaaataacttgttttcAGAATAAATGATGACAAAAATGTTTCTTCCTATTAGCAGCTTATCAAACGTGCTTTctaagttaatatatatatatatatatatatatatatatattttctattcaaatgaacataaaaaaataacaatagttattattataaaaattttctacttaaatagaaaacttataaattttaactcacataaataaaaataataaattaaggactgaaataaacaaaataaatagagaTAAGAAAAACTAGCATGTTTTGGAGAGACACGTAAACACATTATGAGCATGTTCAAAGAATGATTGAACTATTCATATCTCATTGCCtaagaaaggaataaaataattaaataaacaagCTTAACTTTAAGAGGAGTTGTTAGAATATTTCAATTCACTATGAAAGCTAAAGAAGACTCCCTTTTATAAGTAGGCATGGGAAAAGAGATTGTGAACATTACAAGTGATTCCAATTACATCCAAATATTTAAGGTTATCAATTacaaattaaaagatgttaacTTACCAaactaatattataaaatatctttattctatttttaaaaaataattaaagttttaaactttcttttatCGAATTTCCAACATTCCCTTTACAAAGTTTAAagcttcataaaaaaaaataaaatacataaatgaaataaattgtgTAACTATATACTATGTAATTGTTGTAGGTGTCTTCCCAACTTGAACCTACACTTATGTTGACAACTTCTATTTGAGAATCCATAGTGAACTAATTCTTGAACTAGGTCCTTGAGCCAATTTTTCACATTGTCATACACAAAATAGTAGAATACTAATATAGAGATAGAACCTTAAAAAGTaatacatgatataataaagttATACTTGAATTTCCACTATTTTATCCATTATTTAcattgatatttatttgaacATTTAAGCTTACATCATTTGTATTGTACATAACTTAGGTGCATTTAAAGTTGTACAAaatatccaagtcatgagtCTCTCACAAGTGAATAAGTTGTTCATACCTAGTTTATGGATGTAGACAATCCATTCGAGACTGTAATGCACTACCTTTTAATTTGAGGAATAATTTGTCTTGGTCATTACAATGAGTTTCTCATAGTGAGTGTGCTAGtgtgtatagttacacattATACAAGACCTATCATGAATCATAAAATTGGTTATCAAGTAGTCGCGATCAAGGACAAAAATATTaggatatatcggcgatatattgCCTATATATCGTGTATCGAAGAAGGTGGATACGATATATAGGTAAGATATATCGTCTGACGGAAATATCAGTAAATATCGACGATATATCaataatcatggatatatcagCAATACAATGCAAAATATCAACcctaaattagaaaaaatagttgaaattttggagatatattggatatattggagatatatcggtgaaaaatcggtaaaaaattaaattactataaataaattaattttaattatcgtataatttattttgtatactaattaaatataaaacaaatataaaatcataaataaaattatcaatattttaaaataaaaatattttgtatcaaaatgtaccaatattttaaaataaaaatcataaaaatatttaaataacataattagtacatttacaataatttaattttaaattaataatttattttattttgatattcaagtgtaataatagtatattgagaataaattaacttagtacatttttaaattaatataacattgaatttaaattagtatatttttacaattaattaatatattttcaatagaggtaAGTAAAGTAACTTAACATagtaatatatttaaatcacataattaatatatttgtaataatttaacttcataATGAGTCTACATTTACAAAAGTCACATTCTTATCAGTCGacactatataattaaatttaatatcgcaaatcatattatatatatatatatatatatatatatatatatatatattaatttcttcaacaaaacaactctAAAATGTCTAgtatacttctaatttcatttttaagagtttttttctcacattttcataagttttgatgTATTTTGgtttatcgatattttgtgtcaaaatatccgtcgatatatctgtaaaattcAAGTACTGATATATttgtgattaccgatattttcatccttggtcgCAATTCACCAAACTAGTACATTGCATAGTGTCAcgaatttaatattttcctaagctcgtgcggcacttagacaagtcaagacacttgatcttgctaagtcagcctgaCTCCCAATTGTTTAACTTgttaggctaagatgctcacgactTGGAAGCTTTAGAAGGCGCAGTAGGCGACTCTTAAAAAATGGAAGCTTTATTGCTTaaggaagctttacaagtgctttgagaactcacttgcttggttggttAGGTTTTTGAGTGGTTTTTGGGtagtgccttggccaaatgaggccttcatctatttataggcaccaatggaactctttggaaccttggagggttccctacaaatcaagaagattctaaAACACCCTGCACAATTTTATGTACAAGacttatgtacaagaatatacaagagatttctagatttctctagaaagccttggtcTCTTCTCATGCCTTCCATCATAGTGTAGAGAtatgtggacatctctaggcatctttagaaccttccacacttttcccaccaatggcttagtgtggatggctctaggagtctccaaaagcttcataggctctatataagcccatgggaaGGGTAATTTAAAGCATCATGTGATACTTTTCCTCACCTATGCCATCGATGTTCCCGTCGTTGCCTTTTcttgaaacctctcgatgtgtttcTAGAATCTTCTCAAGGTATCTGCATGTTCCTAGCTTACTTGCCTCCTAGGTAATCCTTTCCAtcggactagatactctatTACATGAAAGGCCTCGTTCAGCCAAGatattcttcacctccttctccTGTGAGGCCTCGGATGGATGCAAACCCTTGCACTTTCGGTTCCTGGAGTGTTGCTTCCTCTTACCCATTGAGTTCACATTTCCCTTGGTGACCTTGTCCATGTGTGTGCGGGCTACATCAGCTCACTCCTCTTTTGTctcctttacttgcacccctgATAGTAAGGAGGTCTAAGGTGTACTAGGCTTTGGGTTGACTTGGAGGGCACCTAGCAGCTGCATTGAGCTCATATGTGCTTTGCACTCCTGCTCActctcctcgatcatggcaATGAGCAccttcctctttggacaatcccGTGCCCAATGTGGACCGTCACACATGAATCATTTGATTTTAAGCGTAAACTCTTTCCTTTCGGCCTTACTCCTTCCTTCCCGGACGTTAGGCATTTTGCATGATCCCATTCTAGGAGCGTTGTGGTCctttaaaatctcatctcctCCACCCGTGGCGTGGCCATCCTCCAAAGACTCAACCTTGAAGAAGTCTCTCCTTTTGTAATCCATTAATACTCTGCTACTGCCATAGtagtggctaagtcttgaacacctTGTGTCTTAATTCTTGCTCAGCCCACCcttgcaggttatccatgaagttgaatagcaatTCCTTCtcagtcatgttaggaatctcaagcatgagcgaagagaattccttgacatagtcgcgtatcgagcctgtgtgcttgagacgccttATGTTTTTCATAACCAGGTAAGTCACGTCCTTggggtagaactgcctcttgatctccctcttgaaATCCTCCCACATCTCTAGTGCAAATGTCTTTTTCCATATCGACAAACCTCTtatgccaccatagagtagttgTGTCAATAAGGTAAAGGGTTGCAATTCTTACCTTAGTTGCCTCATCAGTCAATGCAATAGCCTTGAAGCATTGCTTCACatgccataagaagttgtcCAACTTCTTGGCATCCCCCTTGCCACTAAACCTTTGTAGCTTCAACATctccaccctagatgcctccTAGGTGGCCATGACTCGTGTCGACACATCAaccttgtagatggccaactcctGCCTAACCTCCTAGTCTCGGGACTCCATTTGAGTGGCCAAAGCCtctatccttgactccatgctagcaagcatgctcaagaccttttCTTGGAAGGACACCAACTCCTTGTGTGACACTGGCTGAACCTATGAGATGAGCACTccctcacgaaggtcttggatctactcccttagatcctctaagcccttctccatgccttgctcgatcaagtccaacatctcccgagtgtccgccatggctagctccatcttagctaaccttgcctccatgttaGCAACGGCATCACAAGATTTATCCTTCTTGCCCCTGCCCCATGTAGCAGGCTCGGTCTCCCTCTCACGGGTTTGCTCGCTAA
This DNA window, taken from Vitis riparia cultivar Riparia Gloire de Montpellier isolate 1030 chromosome 13, EGFV_Vit.rip_1.0, whole genome shotgun sequence, encodes the following:
- the LOC117927762 gene encoding outer envelope membrane protein 7 translates to MGGLTSAVIAIAGVVLGWITIEIACKPCLEQGRQAIDRSLNPDYDPDDDQNVDIRAPLNPSSSLPQDSDPNAHTASSAPKVITIS